A stretch of the Lolium perenne isolate Kyuss_39 chromosome 3, Kyuss_2.0, whole genome shotgun sequence genome encodes the following:
- the LOC127344489 gene encoding cyclin-dependent protein kinase inhibitor SMR4-like, whose amino-acid sequence MENGGGGAESAAAAAGGAYGCGGWETPKRQECRIPATLPCPAAPRKAAADFGKPRGPPKNGYFQPPDLEALFALAPRRRQASCA is encoded by the coding sequence atggagaacggcggcggcggcgcagagtcggcggcggcagcagcaggcGGCGCCTACGGCTGCGGCGGGTGGGAGACGCCGAAGCGGCAGGAGTGCCGCATCCCGGCAACGCTGCCCTGCCCCGCCGCGCCCAGGAAGGCGGCGGCCGACTTCGGCAAGCCGCGCGGCCCGCCCAAGAACGGCTACTTCCAGCCGCCGGACCTCGAGGCGCTCTTCGCGCTCGCGCCGCGCAGACGCCAGGCCTCCTGCGCCTGA